DNA sequence from the Chitinivorax tropicus genome:
GTAACTGACCCGTTCAACCTTCATCTCTGGCCTGGAAAAACAGGCCAGCTCACCAGTCACTTCCAAACAAAATTTCATGGAGTAGCTCCCAAATTCAGCCCCTGACCACGTCAGGGGCTAGCTTACTCAAGACACAAATGCGGGCTTGAAAAACCAAACCACTAAAAAAATAATCAACGCTACTCCGCCCCAGAACCGTGTCTCCGGCACTCCAGTTAGCAAAAGGCGAAACTCCCGCAACCATTTCCAATCGCTCACGACGCAGCCCTCCAGGTAATTTTGATTGCCTGAAATCATACAATCTTCTATCTACCATAGGAAGATATTTCTTAACGAGTTCTTGAAATCAGCATCGCCCTCCGAGGAAAAGGGATGTACCATATATGTTCGTTTCAGCTCCTTTGCTGTAACGCGGATTGAAACTATCTGCCATAAAGACTTCAACTAAAAGCCTAGGCTGGCCACATTGGCCAGCCCGCTCCCATCAAACACAAAACCCTCCTCAAGTCACAAACCTCTCTGGGTCCAGCCCCATGCGCTGGTCAATGCACACTCCCAGTTTCGGGTGATACATCGTTTCATTTTTCAGCACAAAGTAGCCTGACAAGGGCTCATCGATTTCACCTGATTGCTTGAGCAGGTCGAATTCATATCGGCGCAAGGACACGGCAAACCGCTGCAGGTGGCGGGTCAGCTCGCGGTGCACGTTGCCACTGGCCAGCATGGCGATCAGCGGGCGGCTGTCGGCTTCGGGCTTGTCCGGGTTGACATAGGGCACAATCACGCTGATCGATTGCGATTCGTCAATCAGGCTGAATTGCTCGGCCACGGTTCGGAAGGGAATCTTTGCCTCACCGGCATTCTGCTTCAGTTGTTGCAGAATCTGGTGCTTGTCCAGCCCCTGGCCGATCTGCCCATAGTAAGCGTCGAAATACAGCCGGAATGCCTCAGGCGACAGCAGCTTGGCTGGCGGGCGATGCAAGACGCTGCGGGTGGCCTGCTCACCGTATTTGGCCAAACCAACCAAGCGCTTGGCAGGCGGCACAAATACCACCAGCCGCCCTTTGCCGGACAACCTACCCTCTCGATTGCAGCGGCCTGCCGCTTGGGCGATCGAATCCAACCCCGCCAGAGCGCGGTAGACCACGGGCAGATCGATATCGACGCCCGCTTCAATCAAGCTGGTACTGACAATACGCACCGGCTCGCCAAGGGCCAATTGGGCACGAATCTGCGCCAGGATTTGGCTGCGGTGCTCGCCACACATCAAGGCGGAGAGATGATGGGTGCCCTCTGGCATGTGCTGGAACAGCTCGCGCGCCTGGCTGCGCGTGTTCACCACCACCAACGCCTGCTGATGCCCAGCCAATTCGTCAGCCAGGGTCGGCCAGTCGGTGGGCTGGTTCAGGTCAGCGGGCAGCTCGACCTCGACGCGATCCAGCCGTTCGAATAAGGCACGGGGGTCAGGGATAATGTCCCGTACACCGTCCAAGCCCTGCAAGGTGACCTTGCCATGGCCATTGCGGCGGGTGCCCAGTGCGGGCTGGGTGGCGGTGCATAGCACCCAGGTCACGCCATAGCGGGCACTCAGCTCGCGCATGCAGTGCAGGATGGGCGCCAGCAGATCAGGCGGCAGCAGTTGGGCCTCGTCCAGCACGATGACGCTGTTGATCAGGTTATGCAGCTTGCGGCAGCGGCTGGTACGTGCGGCAAACAGCGATTCGAACAATTGCACATTGGTGGTGACGATCAGCGGGGCATCCCAGTTTTCCGCCGCCAGGCGGCTGAATGGTGTTTCCTTGTCCGGGTCGAAGCTGCTGTGGTGCTCCAGCACGACATCACCCAGGGCTTCCCGAAACACGCCGGCAGTCTGCTCGATGATGCTGGTGTAGGGGATGGCATAGATGATGCGGCGCTTGCTGTGGATGTCAGCGTGTTTCAGCGCGAACGCCAAGCTCGATAAGGTCTTGCCGCCACCGGTCGGCACAGTCAGCGAAAACAGACCCGGTGGCTCTGCAGCCCGATCCAGGCATTGTTGCAGCACCTCGGCCCGCAGCACGTTGACCTCAGTCAAGGGTTGCGGCAATGCAGCGGCCTTGGCCGCCAAATGTTGATCGAGCAACGCCCGCAGCTGGCTGATCGAGTGCCCATGCTCGCGGCAGCCCGATTGCTTGATATTCATGAATCGCTCGGTATCGAGGAAATCGGCATCCACCAAGCTGGAGAACAGTATGCGCACCCAAAGGTGTAGGCCATCCACCCCACAAGGCAGCACCAAGGTAGGCATAGGCGGGTTCAGGATGTCGTCCGGTATGTCCGCCGCCAACGCCTGCGCCAGCAAGCCGTCTTCCACCCCGGACGCCAGGCGCTTTTCCAAGGGGCGCGGGCCGCCCACGCCGTCGCCAAACCAGTCCAACAGGCCGGTGTGATGGCTGGCGATCAGGTAAGCAAGAATACGCCCACGCACATCTGGCATGCGCTGCCACGCCAGCAACGCCCCGGCGGTGGAGTGATCAGTCTTTTTCGAGGTGCTGTCTTTGACATGGGCATCATAGCCGCTGACGTCACGGATATATTGCTGAAATGCCTCTCGGTATTTGCCCAGGTCGTGCCACAGCGCCGCCACATTGATCCAGTCATCCATGCCGAGGCCAGCCAGATACGCTCGGGCCAGCTTGGCCGTGTCACGCAGGTGATCCGGCAACGTATGAGGTGCCAATGTTTCGGGGTGAACATGAGCCAGATAGATGGGTGTCATGCGGATAGATGGCGTGGATGGTCATGGGGGCGGGATCATAGCCAAGCACGCAAATCCGCTCAAATACATCCGAAGCCCCATAACTATAAACACCATCCAACCATGCAGCCCTGACGAAAGCCCGCCACCAGCCCAAACAAAGCCCACAGCGCCATTCAGGGCGATCCTGCTCCCTGGCCTCGCTGGCTGGCGCCTTGTTTCACAAACGGAAACCGCCTTTCCACACCCCCTCAAACCGAGCCACACCCAGCATTGCGCACTGGCCGGCGATACCCTGCCGATTGCCTGCAGCACATGGTCTACACTACAGTCATGGCAATGTGCTCATTCACCCAGGCGCATACGCGCCCAACCTGCACCGGAGACATCATGAAATGGTTGGCAGCTTGTTTCGCATTGCTGTCAATATCCATCGCACAAGCTGCAGACTGGTACCCGATCGAGGTGATTGGAGATGGCAAGCGCCTGGCCTATAAGCCCCTACCAGCCGCCAACCATGCCTGGCGCATCTGTGCATTGCTACCCCATGGCAAAGATCGTTACTGGTGGGGGGTGTCGCGCGGCCTGGCCGAGGAGGCAAAACGACAGGGGGCGGTGGTCGGCATCTATCAGGCAGGAGGCTATGAGCATCTTGGCACGCAAAAGGCTCAATTGGCCGAGTGCACCCGACAGGGGGCTCAAGCCCTCATTTTGGGTGCTATATCGGCAGATGGGCTTAATGAGAGCATCGAAGCTGCCACCATGCTCGATATCCCAGTCATCGATCTGGTCAACGGGGTCAGCTCGAAGCTGGTCGCCTCACGCTCGCTGGTCAGCTTTGCGGAGATGGCACGCATGGCGGGCAAGTATATTGTCGATCACACCGACAAAGACACGCCGATCAAAGTCGCCTGGCTGCCCGGCCCACAGGATGCAGGCTGGGTTCAAGATGGCGAACGCGGCTTGAAGACTGCATTTGAAGGCAGACCGATCTCATTGATCCACGCTGGTTATGGTGCAACTGAGATATCAGTTCAGATGGGGCTGCTGCGGCGCATGGTGGCCAAACAAGGGCTGCCCGACTATGTAATCGGCAACGCCGTGGCTATCGAAGCCGCCAGCCGCCTGTTCCTGCAACAACCCAACGCCCCCAGGCTGGTGGCTTATTACACCACCGAAGCCATTGTCGAGCTGATCCGCAATGGCAAGGTCATGGCCGCCCCGACCGACTCCCCCGTGATTCAGGCCCGCATCGCCATCGACCTGGCCGTGCGAACGCTCCAAGGTGAAAAAGTACCCACCCTGGTCAGCCCCGCCATCGTGGTACTCGATCGACAAAACATCAACCAGATCGACCTGTCACGCCTACTCCCCCCACCCGGCCAATGGATGGTCTTACAAGCCCTCCCACCACTCGACCGCAACAAGGAAAATTCACTGCAGTGAGGCAGAGGTGAATATGGACACGGTGAGAAATCGTGGGAATCAGCAAAGCTGGTTCATCAATTGGCAAACGGAGCAAGGGCACGAGTCGAGACAGCATCAATGGCAATTTGGATTCAAACAGCTGTTCTGAAGCCACACCACTCCCCCAGCGACCACGGTTTGACCTGGAAAGCGGCTGCCAATCAATAATAGCCACCGTGATCTACGACGCGCAAAGGAAAACGGGCCGTCATGCGGCCCGTTGATTTGCACGACGGTACTGATTCAGCGATAGCTGCGGCCTGTCATGGCTTTGAATACCCACTTTGCCAGCTTGCCATAAGGCGGGTATAGCATCCACAAAGTATTCAAGCGGCTTTGATACATGACGCCTTTTTGCTTGCTGAAGGTGTCAAAGCCATATTTGCCATGGTAGTGCCCCATGCCCGAAGGCCCTACCCCACCGAAGGGCAGATCGCCTTGCCCAACATGGATCACCACATCATTGACCGTCACGCCACCGGATATGGTTTCCCGCACCACCTTGCGCACCCGGGATGGGTGATGATCAAAATAGTACAGAGCCAATGGCCGGGGGTGATCGTTGATGTACAGGATGGATTCCTGCATGTCGCGGTATGTCAAGACTGGTAGGATCGGCCCGAAGATCTCCTGCTGCATCACCAGCATGTCCGAGGTGGCATTCAACACCAGGGTGGGTGCGATCTTGCCTGTTCCGGCCAATGATTCGTTGGCTGGGTTCAGCGGTATGATGGTGGCGCCTTTTGCCTGTGCGTCCTCCAGATAGGACATCAGCCGTTGATGATGCCGGGCATCGATGATGGCCGTGTAGTCCTCATTGGCTGCCAAGGTGGGGAAAAATCTGGCCACAGCGGCCTTGGCCTGCTCAACGAATTCCTGCTCTTTGCGGTAGGGCAACATCACATAATCAGGCGCTACACAGGTCTGGCCTGCGTTGACTGTCTTGCCCCACAAGATCCGCTCGGCGGCGGTATTGATTGGAAAGTCCGGGCTGATCAGCACTGGGGATTTGCCCCCCAGCTCCAAGGTCACCGGGGTCAGATGATCCGCCGCTGCTCGCATCACATGTTTGCCGACCTGGGTGGAGCCTGTGAACAGCATATGGTCGAACGGCTTGCTGGAAAAGGCTTGCGCGACATCCACCCCGCCATGGATCACAGCGACATGATCTTCATCGAAGTGGGCTGCCAGCAATGCGGCCAACGCTTCGCCTGTATGCGGGGTCGA
Encoded proteins:
- the cas3 gene encoding CRISPR-associated helicase Cas3'; protein product: MTPIYLAHVHPETLAPHTLPDHLRDTAKLARAYLAGLGMDDWINVAALWHDLGKYREAFQQYIRDVSGYDAHVKDSTSKKTDHSTAGALLAWQRMPDVRGRILAYLIASHHTGLLDWFGDGVGGPRPLEKRLASGVEDGLLAQALAADIPDDILNPPMPTLVLPCGVDGLHLWVRILFSSLVDADFLDTERFMNIKQSGCREHGHSISQLRALLDQHLAAKAAALPQPLTEVNVLRAEVLQQCLDRAAEPPGLFSLTVPTGGGKTLSSLAFALKHADIHSKRRIIYAIPYTSIIEQTAGVFREALGDVVLEHHSSFDPDKETPFSRLAAENWDAPLIVTTNVQLFESLFAARTSRCRKLHNLINSVIVLDEAQLLPPDLLAPILHCMRELSARYGVTWVLCTATQPALGTRRNGHGKVTLQGLDGVRDIIPDPRALFERLDRVEVELPADLNQPTDWPTLADELAGHQQALVVVNTRSQARELFQHMPEGTHHLSALMCGEHRSQILAQIRAQLALGEPVRIVSTSLIEAGVDIDLPVVYRALAGLDSIAQAAGRCNREGRLSGKGRLVVFVPPAKRLVGLAKYGEQATRSVLHRPPAKLLSPEAFRLYFDAYYGQIGQGLDKHQILQQLKQNAGEAKIPFRTVAEQFSLIDESQSISVIVPYVNPDKPEADSRPLIAMLASGNVHRELTRHLQRFAVSLRRYEFDLLKQSGEIDEPLSGYFVLKNETMYHPKLGVCIDQRMGLDPERFVT
- a CDS encoding coniferyl aldehyde dehydrogenase is translated as MEPLFPPHASAVQLERLNALFERQQQAFRRERFPTAVMRRANLQKLEQALLDNMEQLVAAVKSDFGHRSAVETRFMEIFPSVAEIREARRHVASWMKPRRAGVSFWFTPATNQVVPQPLGVVGIIVPWNYPIFLALGPLVAALAAGNRVMIKMSESTPHTGEALAALLAAHFDEDHVAVIHGGVDVAQAFSSKPFDHMLFTGSTQVGKHVMRAAADHLTPVTLELGGKSPVLISPDFPINTAAERILWGKTVNAGQTCVAPDYVMLPYRKEQEFVEQAKAAVARFFPTLAANEDYTAIIDARHHQRLMSYLEDAQAKGATIIPLNPANESLAGTGKIAPTLVLNATSDMLVMQQEIFGPILPVLTYRDMQESILYINDHPRPLALYYFDHHPSRVRKVVRETISGGVTVNDVVIHVGQGDLPFGGVGPSGMGHYHGKYGFDTFSKQKGVMYQSRLNTLWMLYPPYGKLAKWVFKAMTGRSYR
- the torT gene encoding TMAO reductase system periplasmic protein TorT; this translates as MKWLAACFALLSISIAQAADWYPIEVIGDGKRLAYKPLPAANHAWRICALLPHGKDRYWWGVSRGLAEEAKRQGAVVGIYQAGGYEHLGTQKAQLAECTRQGAQALILGAISADGLNESIEAATMLDIPVIDLVNGVSSKLVASRSLVSFAEMARMAGKYIVDHTDKDTPIKVAWLPGPQDAGWVQDGERGLKTAFEGRPISLIHAGYGATEISVQMGLLRRMVAKQGLPDYVIGNAVAIEAASRLFLQQPNAPRLVAYYTTEAIVELIRNGKVMAAPTDSPVIQARIAIDLAVRTLQGEKVPTLVSPAIVVLDRQNINQIDLSRLLPPPGQWMVLQALPPLDRNKENSLQ